One window of the Eriocheir sinensis breed Jianghai 21 chromosome 59, ASM2467909v1, whole genome shotgun sequence genome contains the following:
- the LOC126985305 gene encoding nascent polypeptide-associated complex subunit alpha, muscle-specific form-like isoform X2 — protein sequence MSVVGSVVVIKRTGADGTPYPMVHCSCSIGRNIECDIRVQLNSVSQQQCRIDVDPSGKAYLTNLSHNNQTVLGDYTLAPEEVCMLSHKQVISVGERKFRWEYPEDSALAVSFPAVAPAEKVKILVPVDKSPLPRYTDSAGVSHRWSIDDASEAKRKKVSFGPQLNPEHFDKLLPPATPVSKGDKPNGRQSPLDAPSSGPGSARKSGRVSVASTFESIPEYVPDTPTKSLLRRRSPTPVKPYLARSLGISMGKLQGDVPSPEKETPHTSQAQPTEVPAQSSKPMPTDKPMDRTPVKKPVTPLKRPTPGPKTPKSPKVISTKIAHLKLVSPSAAGEKSTSPRGRPKNTPSPKAPGAASPRGRPRKSLSPSATPSPRGRPKKSLSPSPRGRPKKSLSPSATPSPRGRPKKSQSPKAPGTPVPRGRPKSQSPKAPRGRPKSQSPKAPRGRPKSQSPKAPRGRPKSQSPKAPRGRPKSQSPKAPRGRPKSQSPKAPRGRPKSQSPKSLGTPLPRGRPKKSLSPSPKLQGSLKRPASTSQVSSTPQKKLFKFSNSPLKPPAPKTLTPKLGTPKRAGTPTYVTPKKFMKVGTPKSVGKINNATPKKPSSPKASPKVATPKASPKSATPKGSPKLSSPKPSTPKGSPKAGTPKGSPKLSSPKSATPRKVTSPKVVSSKLSSPKASSKLSSPKSATPKASPKSATPKASPKSATPKASPKSATPKRVSTPKSSPKSATPKRISSPKAATPKASPKSATPKASPKAATPKASPKSATPKAATPKASPKSATPKAATKASPKSATPKAATPKASPKSATPKAATKASPKSATPKRVSSPKAATPKASPKLKSPKSATPKASKASPKSATPKRVSSPKAATPKASPKSATPKRVSSPKAATPKASPKLTSLKSATPKASPKAATPKASPKSATPKRVSSPKAATPKASPKFPTPKASPKFPTPKSSPKVAASKASPKFPTPKASPKFPTPKSATPKAASPKLATPKKLSAKSISPRFLSSKLASYKCPSPKFPSPKLSSPKSSPKFPSPKLSPKFSSPKSAAKKFSSPKAANLKLSSPKNRSSPKLSSPKSTSKAATSPKLSSPKPSRPKKLSTPRKPTTPKKLSTPKGTSPKTPSTPKPGRPKTVATPKATTPKPGHSKKLSTPRSASPRKPATPKFASPEVLAAPGSVTPWSVSRKKLSSPKFSSPEVIAAPGSAKGKKSQSPKFASPKNVCAVLLTPPHTGSPKASSTSKLTPPKSPGVKRSATLKTPTPKKLKTDSPKNSGSATPKSTGKKHPRTPASALRIKAATSRSTHKKVTIKSQTSATPGLKSGKLSRVMKAKTPKKTWADVLKKGLTGKGAALSRSQKARTVLAATRTMHKQSKRTVQPKKTKEAALKQQEVASTTSTGHANSPAPIIIRRKTTQTPKVFRRGQKQPCPVNQPGGVGDTADLEGLSSLMATPRVPPQGETAVPSPRGRVKATPRTSPSQRLRRALRSSPSSSSANTSISSINMTNFDFSAVRTPELTKDLFVSSLETPAPCGTPESVYRNPADRQALDSPVQVTIEADATTFDFGNAHTPDVTQDKFVSPVSGLRTPRTAISTPKPQLKNMAPLRNLSAESIPQEQQETSSRDAASEENLEGAAGTSSQANHTDAASVKKLLRTPKAATSPQADYTDVAGVKKLLKTPRAAPPSPQANYTDVAGVKKLLRTPKPAATSPQADYTNIVGTRKLMKTPGPVPASPEADYTNVAGVGKMLRTPKPAPASPEADYTQVAGMKKLLRTPKPAVASPEADYTNVAGVGKLLRTPKPAVVSPKADYTNVAGVGKLLRTPKAAVASPEADYTNVRGVRHLLRSPKTPTNTPEADFTGVAMLLSTPEPQLEDDAAVRVERARKTPLADHTNVDRSQSPVRGAKGKAATPQKEASPATSSPSENIPPQGQEEEGPAPRRSQRKPKAADQQSEVTPVRRMRSRRKIEDCVLELVQSPIGSTHSLLSTPLEEQPTPTRKSKRTRKGGVDADQDTPSKALVAPGTPVTVLQATVDAGEVAPLPEVLPSPEEDSIQGKQGKEEEAATPRPKKGRAKKELSDETEVQNVPAKTLDENVAVESPAKTTRRGRAAKGTAAESDTKESVEEEARPAPTVRGRGRRAVAAAAPVEDSSQREQSAEASLPKGRGTKNKLPDEEVEVQNVPDKTSSSDEDVTESPAKITRRGRTAKGAAAESGKKKSVEEAAQLTPTVRGRGRRAAAVAAAAAIAIGSPKDQTSKDDKPQASKSKRGQSKEEHDTAAVEEGGKGTRRTRRKVAFADEPDTKQSKDEDSEEKSIPAKRPAARKTRGGRGSKKEEEEDEAEDKENNSPPKKARTQRTRAKKGDTADDDEGKAEDKEDEDNATPAKRGKRPLRTKSKNTSEEKMDEDTKTEEEKAATTKKGRPRKAAAKKGGKDDEKMEEKEDVPSEDSKDEECVPTPPKRGRRQQKAAQDPPPARTSNRRGKVTAEVASPEARPTRATRSRKKL from the exons atgagTGTCGTGGGCTCCGTGGTGGTTATCAAGCGGACGGGCGCCGACGGGACGCCCTACCCCATGGTGCACTGCAGCTGCTCCATCGGCAGGAACATcgagtgtgacatccgggtgCAGCTTAACTCAGTGTCCCAGCAGCAGTGTCGCATCGATGTGGACCCCAGCGGGAAG GCGTATCTCACGAACCTGAGTCACAACAACCAAACAGTGCTGGGTGACTACACGCTGGCCCCGGAGGAGGTGTGCATGCTCAGCCACAAGCAGGTCATCAGCGTGGGGGAGAGGAAGTTCCGCTGGGAGTACCCTGAAGACTCCGCCCTGGCTGTGTCTTTCCCCGCTGTCGCCCCTGCAGAAAAAGTGAAGATCCTCGTGCCTGTGGACAAGTCGCCGCTCCCTCGCTATACAGACAGTG CTGGAGTGTCACATCGCTGGAGTATTGATGATGCTTCAGAGGCCAAGAGGAAGAAGGTGTCGTTTGGACCTCAACTGAACCCTGAGCACTTCGACAAGCTCCTGCCGCCCGCCACTCCCGTAAGCAAGGGAGACAAGCCCAACGGTCGCCAGAGTCCCCTCGATGCCCCTTCGTCTGGCCCAGGCAGTGCGAGAAAATCTGGAAGAGTGTCGGTTGCCTCCACATTTGAGAGTATCCCTGAGTATGTTCCCGACACACCCACCAAGAGCCTCCTGCGTCGACGAAGCCCCACCCCAGTCAAGCCCTATCTGGCACGCAGCCTTGGAATCAGCATGGGCAAGCTGCAGGGGGATGTACCCTCCCCAGAGAAAGAAACTCCACACACATCACAAGCCCAACCCACTGAAGTCCCTGCCCAATCCTCTAAGCCAATGCCAACTGACAAGCCTATGGACAGAACACCAGTAAAGAAGCCAGTCACACCACTCAAGCGACCCACACCTGGTCCAAAGACACCCAAATCCCCAAAGGTTATCTCCACAAAGATCGCACACTTGAAGCTCGTGTCCCCAAGTGCTGCTGGGGAGAAATCCACATCTCCCCGAGGCCGCCCCAAGAACACCCCCAGCCCCAAGGCACCGGGAGCAGCCTCGCCTCGTGGTCGCCCCAGGAAGTCCCTATCACCATCGGCAACACCATCACCACGTGGCCGACCAAAGAAGTCTCTATCACCATCACCGCGTGGCCGACCAAAGAAGTCCCTGTCACCAtcagcaacaccatcaccacggGGTAGACCAAAGAAATCCCAGAGTCCCAAGGCACCAGGAACACCAGTACCACGTGGCCGTCCAAAGTCCCAGAGTCCCAAGGCACCACGCGGTCGCCCAAAGTCCCAGAGTCCCAAGGCTCCACGCGGTCGCCCAAAGTCCCAGAGTCCCAAGGCTCCACGCGGTCGCCCAAAGTCCCAGAGTCCCAAGGCTCCACGCGGTCGCCCAAAGTCCCAGAGTCCCAAGGCACCACGCGGTCGCCCAAAGTCCCAGAGTCCCAAGGCACCACGTGGTCGCCCCAAGTCTCAGAGTCCCAAGTCACTCGGAACCCCATTGCCACGTGGCCGCCCCAAGAAGTCCCTGAGCCCTTCTCCTAAGCTGCAAGGGTCCCTCAAGAGGCCTGCAAGTACCAGCCAGGTTTCcagcaccccccaaaaaaagttgTTCAAGTTTTCTAACTCTCCTCTTAAACCACCAGCACCCAAGACACTCACACCCAAGCTTGGCACCCCAAAGAGAGCTGGCACCCCTACATATGTTACTCCCAAAAAGTTTATGAAGGTTGGTACCCCTAAAAGTGTTGGGAAAATTAATAATGCCACTCCCAAGAAGCCCTCCTCACCAAAGGCTTCCCCAAAGGTGGCCACTCCCAAGGCTTCTCCCAAGTCAGCAACTCCTAAGGGTTCTCCCAAGCTGTCATCCCCAAAGCCATCAACACCTAAGGGTTCTCCCAAAGCAGGAACTCCCAAGGGTTCTCCCAAGCTCTCATCTCCTAAATCTGCCACCCCCAGGAAAGTAACATCTCCCAAGGTTGTCTCATCCAAGCTGTCGtcccccaaggcttcttccaagcTGTCATCTCCCAAATCTGCAACTCCTAAGGCTTCTCCCAAATCTGCAACTCCTAAGGCTTCTCCCAAATCTGCCACTCCGAAGGCTTCTCCCAAGTCTGCCACTCCCAAGAGAGTATCAACTCCTAAGTCTTCTCCCAAATCTGCCACCCCCAAGAGAATATCATCTCCCAAGGCAGCAACTCCTAAGGCTTCTCCCAAATCTGCCACCCCCAAGGCTTCTCCCAAGGCAGCAACTCCTAAGGCTTCTCCCAAATCTGCCACCCCCAAGGCAGCAACTCCTAAGGCTTCTCCCAAATCTGCCACCCCCAAGGCAGCAACTAAGGCTTCTCCCAAATCTGCCACCCCCAAGGCAGCAACTCCTAAGGCTTCTCCCAAATCTGCCACCCCCAAGGCAGCAACTAAGGCTTCTCCCAAATCTGCCACCCCCAAGAGAGTATCATCTCCCAAGGCAGCAACTCCTAAGGCTTCTCCCAAGCTGAAATCCCCCAAATCTGCCACCCCCAAGGCTTCTAAGGCTTCTCCCAAATCTGCCACCCCTAAGAGAGTATCATCTCCCAAGGCAGCAACTCCTAAGGCTTCTCCCAAATCTGCCACCCCCAAGAGAGTATCATCTCCCAAGGCAGCAACTCCTAAGGCTTCTCCCAAGCTGACATCCCTGAAATCTGCCACCCCCAAAGCTTCTCCCAAGGCAGCAACTCCTAAGGCTTCTCCCAAGTCTGCCACCCCTAAGAGAGTGTCATCTCCCAAGGCAGCAACTCCTAAGGCTTCTCCCAAGTTCCCTACTCCCAAGGCTTCTCCCAAGTTTCCCACACCCAAGTCTTCCCCAAAGGTAGCAGCTTCTAAGGCTTCCCCCAAGTTTCCCACCCCTAAGGCTTCCCCCAAGTTTCCCACACCCAAGTCTGCCACTCCCAAGGCTGCCTCTCCCAAGCTTGCCACTCCCAAGAAGCTTTCAGCCAAGTCCATTTCCCCCAGGTTTCTCTCCTCCAAGCTGGCATCATACAAATGTCCCTCACCCAAGTTTCCGTCACCCAAGCTTTCATCTCCCAAGTCATCTCCTAAGTTTCCCTCACCCAAGCTGTCTCCCAAGTTTTCCTCTCCCAAGTCTGCAGCCAAGAAGTTTTCCTCCCCTAAAGCTGCAAACCTCAAGCTATCCTCTCCCAAGAACCGCTCGTCCCCCAAATTGTCGTCGCCAAAATCCACTTCAAAGGCCGCCACATCTCCAAAGCTATCCTCTCCCAAGCCTAGCCGCCCTAAGAAGCTGTCGACTCCCAGGAAACCCACAACCCCCAAGAAACTGTCCACTCCCAAGGGCACCTCTCCCAAAACCCCTTCCACTCCCAAGCCAGGTCGGCCCAAGACAGTGGCCACCCCTAAAGCTACCACCCCCAAGCCTGGCCATTCTAAGAAGCTGTCAACCCCCAGGTCTGCCAGCCCAAGGAAGCCAGCAACACCCAAGTTTGCCAGCCCAGAGGTGTTGGCAGCCCCTGGGTCTGTCACTCCTTGGTCGGTTAGCCGCAAAAAGCTCTCATCGCCCAAATTTTCGAGCCCTGAGGTCATAGCAGCCCCGGGTTCTGCTAAGGGCAAGAAGTCCCAGAGCCCCAAGTTTGCCAGTCCCAAGAATGTCTGCGCGGTGCTTCTGACGCCACCACACACTGGCAGCCCCAAAGCATCAAGCACCAGTAAGCTGACACCTCCCAAGTCACCCGGGGTCAAGAGGTCTGCCACACTCAAGACACCAACTCCCAAGAAACTGAAGACAGACAGCCCCAAGAACAGTGGGTCAGCAACACCCAAATCCACCGGCAAGAAACACCCCAGAACCCCGGCCTCTGCTCTTCGCATCAAGGCAGCAACATCAAGGTCCACCCACAAGAAGGTCACTATCAAGAGCCAGACTTCTGCCACGCCGGGCCTCAAGTCAG GAAAGCTGTCCAGGGTGATGAAGGCCAAGACGCCCAAGAAGACCTGGGCTGACGTGCTGAAGAAGGGGCTGACGGGGAAGGGGGCGGCCCTCTCCCGCTCCCAGAAGGCACGGACTGTTCTGGCGGCAACTCGCACCATGCACAAGCAATCCAAAAGGACTGTGCAGCCCAAGAAGACCAAG GAGGCAGCCCTGAAGCAGCAGGAGGtggccagcaccaccagcacggGCCACGCCAACTCTCCAGCTCCAATCATCATCCGCCGGAAGACAACCCAGACCCCCAAGGTGTTCAGGCGGGGCCAGAAGCAGCCATGCCCCGTCAACCAGCCTGGGGGGGTGGGCGACACCGCTGACCTGGAGGGCCTGTCCTCCCTCATGGCCACCCCCAGGGTGCCACCTCAGG GAGAGACAGCTGTGCCATCCCCAAGAGGCAGGGTGAAGGCCACCCCCCGGACCTCACCGTCCCAGCGGCTGCGCCGGGCTCTGCGCAGCTCCCCGTCCTCGTCCTCTGCCAACACCTCCATCAGCTCCATCAACATGACCAACTTTGACTTCTCTGCTGTCAGGACTCCTGAACTCACCAAGGACCTCTTTGTGTCTTCCCTGGAGACACCAGCCCCCTGCGGCACACCGGAGAGTGTGTACAGAAACCCTGCAGACAGACAGGCCCTGGACTCCCCGGTGCAGGTCACCATAGAGGCCGATGCCACCACCTTTGACTTTGGCAACGCCCACACACCCGACGTGACCCAGGACAAGTTTGTCTCCCCCGTGAGTGGTCTCAGGACTCCCAGAACAGCCATCTCAACGCCAAAGCCACAGCTGAAGAACATGGCCCCACTCAGGAACCTCTCTGCGGAGTCTATACCTCAGGAACAGCAAGAGACAAGTTCCAGGGATGCAGCGTCAGAGGAGAACCTTGAGGGAGCTGCAGGAACTTCATCCCAAGCCAACCACACAGACGCTGCAAGTGTGAAGAAGCTCCTTAGGACGCCCAAGGCTGCCACATCACCCCAGGCAGATTACACAGATGTTGCCGGTGTGAAGAAGCTGCTTAAAACACCAAGAGCTGCACCGCCATCACCACAAGCCAACTACACGGACGTGGCCGGCGTGAAGAAGCTCCTCAGGACACCCAAACCTGCAGCGACATCCCCTCAGGCTGACTACACCAATATAGTGGGGACAAGGAAGCTGATGAAGACGCCCGGGCCTGTACCAGCATCCCCTGAAGCTGACTACACCAATGTTGCAGGTGTAGGCAAGATGCTGAGGACCCCCAAGCCCGCGCCAGCATCCCCTGAGGCTGACTACACACAAGTGGCAGGGATGAAGAAGCTGCTGAGGACCCCCAAGCCTGCTGTGGCATCCCCTGAGGCTGATTATACCAATGTTGCTGGTGTTGGAAAACTGCTGAGAACACCCAAGCCTGCTGTGGTCTCTCCCAAAGCTGACTACACCAATGTTGCAGGTGTGGGCAAGCTGCTCAGGACTCCCAAGGCTGCTGTGGCATCCCCCGAGGCTGACTACACCAATGTTAGAGGTGTTAGACATTTGCTGCGCTCGCCCAAGACTCCCACAAACACACCTGAAGCTGATTTTACAGGTGTGGCTATGCTCCTGTCCACACCTGAGCCACAGCTGGAAGATGATGCAGCTGTGAGGgttgagagagcaagaaagaCTCCCTTGGCAGACCACACCAACGTGGACCGCTCACAGTCCCCGGTGCGAGGAGCGAAAGGCAAGGCTGCCACCCCTCAGAAGGAAGCCTCCCCGGCCACCAGCTCCCCTTCAGAAAATATTCCGCCccagggccaggaggaggagggccctGCGCCGCGGAGGTCACAGAGGAAGCCCAAGGCAGCCGACCAGCAGAGTGAGGTCACGCCAGTCAGGCGGATGCGCTCCAGAAGGAAGATCGAGGACTGTGTCTTGGAGCTGGTGCAGTCTCCCATTGGCTCCACACACTCCCTGCTCTCCACGCCTCTGGAGGAACAGCCAACACCCACGAGAAAGTCCAAGAGGACCaggaaaggaggggtggatgCGGATCAGGACACCCCCAGCAAAGCCTTGGTTGCACCCGGCACCCCGGTCACAGTTCTCCAGGCAACAGTGGATGCAGGTGAAGTAGCACCCCTTCCAGAGGTGCTCCCCTCACCTGAAGAAGACTCCATCCAGGGAAAgcaaggcaaggaggaagaggcagccaCACCTCGGCCAAAGAAAGGCAGAGCAAAGAAGGAGCTCTCGGATGAAACCGAGGTACAAAATGTCCCTGCGAAGACGCTGGATGAGAATGTCGCAGTAGAGTCCCCGGCAAAGACCACCCGCAGGGGAAGAGCTGCCAAGGGAACAGCAGCAGAGTCGGATACAAAGGagtcagtggaggaggaggcccgGCCTGCTCCCAcagtgagagggaggggaaggagagcagTGGCAGCAGCGGCACCTGTTGAAGATTCCAGCCAGAGAGAACAGAGCGCCGAAGCGTCTCTACCAAAGGGACGTGGAACAAAAAATAAGCTCCCAGACGAGGAGGTTGAGGTACAAAATGTCCCTGACAAGACCTCTTCATCAGATGAGGATGTCACAGAGTCTCCGGCAAAGATCACTCGCAGAGGAAGAACTGCAAAGGGAGCAGCAGCAGAGTCTGGCAAGAAGAAGTCTGTGGAAGAGGCGGCCCAGCTTACTCCCAcagtgcgagggagaggaaggagagcagcggcagtagcagcagcagcggctATAGCAATTGGCTCTCCAAAAGACCAAACAAGCAAGGACGACAAACCCCAAGCCTCCAAGAGCAAGAGAGGCCAGAGCAAGGAAGAGCATGACACCGCTGCggtggaggagggtgggaagggaacaAGGAGGACCAGAAGGAAGGTGGCTTTTGCCGACGAGCCCGACACGAAACAAAGTAAGGACGAGGACAGTGAAGAAAAGTCCATCCCTGCCAAGAGACCAGCAGCAAGGAAGACAAGAGGTGGGAGGggaagcaagaaggaggaggaggaggatgaagctgAAGACAAGGAGAATAACAGTCCACCCAAGAAGGCAAGGACACAGAGGACAAGGGCCAAGAAGGGAGacactgctgatgatgatgaaggcaAGGCAGAGGACAAGGAAGATGAGGACAATGCAACTCCTGCCAAGAGGGGAAAGAGGCCGCTGAGAACAAAATCCAAGAATACCAGtgaggaaaaaatggatgaagacaCAAAGACTGAAGAAGAGAAAGCTGCCACAACCAAGAAGGGAAGGCCGAGGAAGGCAGCAgctaagaagggaggaaaggacgacgagaagatggaggagaaggaagatgtgcCCAGCGAGGACTCCAAAGACGAGGAGTGTGTGCCCACGCCCCccaagagagggaggaggcaacAGAAGGCTGCGCAGGACCCTCCCCCCGCCAGGACCAGCAACAGAAGAGGCAAAGTCACGGCCGAGGTTGCTTCCCCAGAGGCCAG GCCTACAAGAGCAACACGATCTCGCAAGAAACTGTAA